From Astatotilapia calliptera chromosome 19, fAstCal1.2, whole genome shotgun sequence, a single genomic window includes:
- the rsrp1 gene encoding arginine/serine-rich protein 1 isoform X2 — translation MAKGTGSHSEMARARQSDGLNVIFDQKSPRSSRSYSISRSVSRSSYDSSHSSGSYRGRDRRRRYYRSSSSSSSSSSRSRSSRSRSRSYPRCHRRSSRCRCDDHSRRSRGRSSHSPPRCYRAHTRSFSRSPARCSHRRRYRSPSRSRSISRSRSSFRRSRGRVSQYRCRFSQSSSRSRSRSVGRSVSLSLCDKRELLEAAKANAMKILGVEKLELPESVKPILSEPEREPEKRVRHGSEKTAAQGTQEEPDDVSSPRSSQKGKIAFSINNSVAKPTAAAPPTAKMLKICGKK, via the exons ATGGCCAAGGGAACAGGCTCTCATTCCGAAATGGCCCGTGCTCGCCAGAGCGATGGCCTCAATGTGATCTTTGACCAGAAAAGCCCCAGGTCATCCCGATCCTATTCCATATCCCGCTCTGTGTCCAGGAGCAGCTATGACAGCAGCCACTCCTCAGGCTCTTACAGAGGGCGCGACAGACGCAGACGCTATTACAGATCATCGTCTTCATCGTCCTCATCTTCTTCCAGGAGCAGGTCTTCTCGCTCCAGGTCACGCTCCTACCCCCGCTGCCACAGACGCTCCTCTCGCTGTCGATGTGACGACCACAGCAGACGCAGCAGAGGTCGTTCTAGTCATTCCCCACCCCGCTGTTACAGGGCCCACACTCGCTCATTCAGCCGCTCGCCAGCCAGATGCTCGCATCGCAGACGGTACAGGTCTCCCTCCAGGTCCCGCTCAATTTCCCGATCCAGGTCATCCTTCCGCAGGTCCAGGGGCCGCGTGAGCCAGTATCGATGCAGATTTTCACAATCCTCATCCAGGAGCCGATCCCGATCTGTTGGACGTTCTGTCAGCCTCAGTCTGTGTG ATAAAAGGGAACTCCTCGAAGCTGCAAAGGCAAACGCCATGAAGATTCTGGGAGTGGAGAAACTGGAACTTCCTGAGAGTGTGAAACCAATCCTGTCAGAACCCGAGCGTGAGCCAGAGAAAAGGGTGAGACACGGCTCCGAAAAGACCGCAGCACAG GGCACACAGGAGGAGCCTGATGACGTCTCCAGCCCAAGGTCGTCCCAGAAAGGAAAAATTGCTTTCAGCATTAAC aaCTCTGTTGCTAAGCCAACAGCTGCAGCTCCTCCTACAGCAAAG ATGTTAAAGATTTGTGGGAAGAAGTGA
- the rsrp1 gene encoding arginine/serine-rich protein 1 isoform X1: protein MAKGTGSHSEMARARQSDGLNVIFDQKSPRSSRSYSISRSVSRSSYDSSHSSGSYRGRDRRRRYYRSSSSSSSSSSRSRSSRSRSRSYPRCHRRSSRCRCDDHSRRSRGRSSHSPPRCYRAHTRSFSRSPARCSHRRRYRSPSRSRSISRSRSSFRRSRGRVSQYRCRFSQSSSRSRSRSVGRSVSLSLCDKRELLEAAKANAMKILGVEKLELPESVKPILSEPEREPEKRVRHGSEKTAAQGTQEEPDDVSSPRSSQKGKIAFSINNSVAKPTAAAPPTAKVTPRVDSVERRKPYGQWIPVRSGQSSSARKHT from the exons ATGGCCAAGGGAACAGGCTCTCATTCCGAAATGGCCCGTGCTCGCCAGAGCGATGGCCTCAATGTGATCTTTGACCAGAAAAGCCCCAGGTCATCCCGATCCTATTCCATATCCCGCTCTGTGTCCAGGAGCAGCTATGACAGCAGCCACTCCTCAGGCTCTTACAGAGGGCGCGACAGACGCAGACGCTATTACAGATCATCGTCTTCATCGTCCTCATCTTCTTCCAGGAGCAGGTCTTCTCGCTCCAGGTCACGCTCCTACCCCCGCTGCCACAGACGCTCCTCTCGCTGTCGATGTGACGACCACAGCAGACGCAGCAGAGGTCGTTCTAGTCATTCCCCACCCCGCTGTTACAGGGCCCACACTCGCTCATTCAGCCGCTCGCCAGCCAGATGCTCGCATCGCAGACGGTACAGGTCTCCCTCCAGGTCCCGCTCAATTTCCCGATCCAGGTCATCCTTCCGCAGGTCCAGGGGCCGCGTGAGCCAGTATCGATGCAGATTTTCACAATCCTCATCCAGGAGCCGATCCCGATCTGTTGGACGTTCTGTCAGCCTCAGTCTGTGTG ATAAAAGGGAACTCCTCGAAGCTGCAAAGGCAAACGCCATGAAGATTCTGGGAGTGGAGAAACTGGAACTTCCTGAGAGTGTGAAACCAATCCTGTCAGAACCCGAGCGTGAGCCAGAGAAAAGGGTGAGACACGGCTCCGAAAAGACCGCAGCACAG GGCACACAGGAGGAGCCTGATGACGTCTCCAGCCCAAGGTCGTCCCAGAAAGGAAAAATTGCTTTCAGCATTAAC aaCTCTGTTGCTAAGCCAACAGCTGCAGCTCCTCCTACAGCAAAGGTAACTCCCCGAGTGGACAGCGTAGAGCGTAGGAAGCCCTACGGCCAGTGGATCCCAGTCAGATCAGGCCAATCCTCGAGTGCACGCAAACATACCTAA